One region of Sphingomonas kaistensis genomic DNA includes:
- a CDS encoding type II secretion system protein GspD, which translates to MLLLVGFPATVSAQSIPSVVEEVKTVTLDENRAAFIIRFSPAEPQTAALNNNPTRPELLLRSTLRAPRIPPQASYRGLVRSSTFETSDSGLLWRFDTVGPAQVSVQPAGDRTLQVIVQRLSGDEAIGARPIGSGTEPVSPASSLPAYVEPGLDGDSYELVALKYADVSEVIGLLVEGETIQPNNVFIRREPGFGSIATASSQNQYNNNQNQAQQQNQLPLGQSFPGKGLAVDRRLNAIWITGTPERIARVKAQIAAIDVPVDSVILETQFVELTEQGVKNLGLDLANRDGQIAVGQITLGANTSFGNDPTTPFKSGVLQAAIYAQVQRGEGRIVSRPRIAAQSGSTAKIITGDALPILTSITLSGVNGVSQQVQYVNVGVTLQIAPRVSTDGFVTSQIYGVVSSVTGYSQGYPTISQREAETSASVRDGETFVIGGLTQENNLRTKGRLPILGDIPILGTVFRNERSTRAKTELYIVITPRIVRHRRNEVPVQPAPSPAVPGLTGGSPG; encoded by the coding sequence TTGCTGCTTCTCGTGGGATTCCCCGCGACCGTTTCCGCGCAGTCGATTCCGTCGGTGGTCGAAGAAGTGAAAACCGTCACCCTCGACGAGAATCGCGCGGCCTTCATCATCCGCTTCTCCCCGGCCGAGCCGCAGACCGCGGCGCTCAACAACAATCCGACCCGCCCCGAACTGCTGCTCCGCTCAACCCTGCGCGCGCCGCGGATCCCGCCCCAGGCGAGCTATCGCGGGCTGGTCCGCTCGTCGACGTTCGAAACCAGCGACAGCGGGCTGCTGTGGCGGTTCGACACCGTTGGTCCGGCGCAGGTCAGCGTCCAGCCGGCCGGCGACCGCACGCTGCAGGTGATCGTCCAGCGCCTGTCCGGCGACGAGGCGATCGGCGCCCGCCCGATCGGATCGGGGACCGAGCCGGTGTCCCCGGCAAGTTCGCTTCCGGCCTATGTCGAGCCGGGGCTCGACGGCGACAGCTACGAGCTGGTGGCGCTGAAATATGCCGACGTCAGCGAAGTCATCGGCCTGCTGGTCGAAGGCGAGACGATCCAGCCGAACAACGTCTTCATCCGCCGCGAACCGGGCTTCGGGTCGATTGCCACCGCAAGCAGCCAGAACCAGTATAATAACAACCAGAACCAGGCGCAGCAGCAGAACCAATTGCCGCTGGGGCAAAGTTTCCCGGGCAAGGGCCTGGCGGTCGACCGCCGGTTGAACGCCATCTGGATCACCGGCACGCCCGAGCGAATCGCACGGGTCAAGGCCCAGATCGCCGCGATCGACGTGCCTGTGGACAGCGTGATCCTGGAAACCCAGTTCGTCGAACTGACCGAGCAGGGGGTCAAGAACCTCGGCCTCGACCTCGCCAACCGCGACGGCCAGATTGCGGTGGGCCAGATCACGCTCGGCGCCAACACCTCTTTCGGCAACGACCCGACCACGCCGTTCAAGTCGGGCGTCCTGCAGGCAGCCATCTATGCCCAGGTCCAGCGCGGCGAAGGCCGAATCGTGTCGCGCCCGCGGATCGCCGCGCAATCGGGCTCGACCGCCAAGATCATCACCGGCGACGCGCTTCCGATCCTGACCTCGATCACCCTGTCCGGGGTCAACGGGGTCAGCCAGCAGGTCCAGTACGTCAACGTCGGCGTGACCCTGCAGATCGCGCCGCGGGTGTCGACCGACGGCTTTGTCACCAGCCAGATCTACGGCGTGGTGTCGTCGGTCACCGGCTACAGCCAGGGCTATCCCACCATCAGCCAGCGCGAGGCCGAGACCAGCGCCAGCGTGCGCGACGGCGAGACCTTCGTCATCGGCGGGCTGACCCAGGAGAATAATCTCCGCACCAAGGGCCGGCTTCCGATCCTGGGCGACATCCCCATCCTCGGCACCGTGTTCCGCAACGAGCGCAGCACGCGGGCCAAGACCGAGCTTTATATCGTCATCACTCCACGGATCGTGCGCCATCGGCGCAACGAGGTGCCGGTCCAGCCGGCCCCTTCCCCAGCCGTTCCGGGCCTGACGGGAGGATCGCCCGGCTAG
- a CDS encoding S8 family serine peptidase, with translation MRTILMTSAAAMAVALVATPAAAQQRGEKIQNSYICVFKAREVSRGQAQAEANRSAQSVGARVTHVYSVAIRGFAAELPAQAVENMQKNNPNIEYCEQDQVVTAGPITAQGKPEVGTMAEETPWGIARVGGGAAYTGNNTAWVIDTGISPHADLNFDTSRSKSFLRDTSPIDQNGHGTHVAGTIAARANGSGVVGVAAGAPVVAVRVLDRRGSGSNSGVIAGVDYVAQNGRAGDVANMSLGGGVSTALDQAVINASAGGVRFALAAGNESTNANNSSPGRANGSNIFTVSAFAVGDKWASFSNYGNPPIDYAEPGVAIKSTWLNGGYNTISGTSMATPHLAGLLLAGAVRSGGTVTGDPASPADVIGVK, from the coding sequence ATGCGGACCATCCTGATGACGTCGGCTGCGGCCATGGCGGTTGCCCTGGTAGCGACACCGGCTGCCGCGCAGCAGCGCGGTGAGAAGATCCAGAACAGCTACATCTGCGTATTCAAGGCGCGCGAAGTCAGTCGCGGGCAGGCCCAGGCCGAAGCCAATCGTTCGGCACAGAGCGTCGGCGCCCGCGTGACCCACGTCTACTCGGTCGCGATCCGCGGCTTTGCTGCCGAACTCCCGGCCCAGGCCGTCGAGAACATGCAGAAGAACAACCCCAACATCGAATATTGCGAGCAGGACCAGGTCGTGACCGCCGGGCCGATCACCGCGCAGGGCAAGCCCGAAGTCGGCACGATGGCCGAGGAAACCCCGTGGGGCATCGCCCGCGTCGGTGGCGGCGCCGCCTACACCGGCAACAACACGGCCTGGGTGATCGACACCGGCATTTCGCCGCATGCCGACCTCAACTTCGACACCAGCCGTTCGAAGAGCTTCCTGCGTGACACCTCGCCGATCGACCAGAACGGCCACGGCACTCACGTCGCCGGGACCATCGCCGCGCGTGCCAACGGTTCGGGCGTGGTCGGCGTCGCCGCCGGCGCTCCGGTGGTTGCGGTTCGCGTGCTCGATCGCCGCGGCTCGGGCAGCAACTCGGGCGTGATCGCCGGCGTCGACTATGTCGCGCAGAACGGCCGTGCCGGCGACGTCGCCAACATGAGCCTCGGCGGCGGTGTCTCGACCGCACTCGACCAGGCGGTGATCAATGCCTCGGCGGGCGGCGTCCGCTTCGCGCTTGCAGCCGGCAACGAGAGCACCAATGCCAACAACAGCTCGCCGGGCCGTGCCAACGGTTCGAACATCTTCACCGTTTCGGCCTTCGCCGTCGGCGACAAGTGGGCGAGCTTCTCCAACTACGGCAACCCGCCGATCGACTATGCCGAGCCCGGCGTCGCCATCAAGTCGACCTGGCTGAACGGTGGCTACAACACCATCAGCGGCACCAGCATGGCGACCCCGCACCTCGCGGGCCTGCTGCTGGCGGGCGCGGTCCGCAGCGGCGGCACCGTGACGGGCGATCCGGCCTCGCCGGCCGACGTGATCGGCGTCAAGTAA
- a CDS encoding SDR family NAD(P)-dependent oxidoreductase: MTFATSKHALITGGGTGIGADAARALAAAGANVSLLGRRREPLEAVAAETGGRAIVCDVTDAEAQARAFAEAREAFGPLDYVILNAGIGDSRPFQRTRREMWNAIIATNLTALFDGAQLALPDLQAPGKRLVIVASVAGLKGGAMAAPYVASKHGAVGLTRSLALEFARTGLTVNAICPSFVDTPMVDDSAARIAGATGKSVEEARALLARANGNGRLITVEEVTHAIMQLLMPAASGVNGACVTIDGGTSA; the protein is encoded by the coding sequence ATGACCTTTGCGACCTCCAAGCATGCCCTCATCACCGGCGGCGGGACCGGCATCGGCGCCGACGCCGCCCGCGCCCTCGCCGCCGCCGGCGCCAACGTCTCGCTCCTCGGCCGCCGCCGCGAACCGCTCGAGGCAGTTGCAGCCGAGACCGGCGGCCGGGCGATCGTGTGCGATGTGACCGACGCAGAGGCACAGGCGCGCGCCTTCGCCGAAGCGCGCGAGGCGTTTGGCCCGCTCGACTATGTCATCCTCAACGCCGGGATCGGCGACAGCCGCCCGTTCCAGCGCACGCGGCGCGAGATGTGGAACGCGATCATCGCCACCAACCTCACCGCCTTGTTCGACGGGGCGCAACTCGCGCTTCCCGACCTCCAGGCGCCCGGCAAGCGGCTGGTGATCGTCGCCTCGGTCGCCGGGCTGAAAGGCGGCGCGATGGCCGCGCCCTATGTCGCGTCCAAGCATGGCGCGGTCGGCCTGACCCGCAGCCTGGCCCTCGAATTCGCCCGCACCGGGCTGACGGTGAACGCGATCTGCCCGAGCTTCGTCGACACCCCGATGGTCGACGACAGCGCCGCCCGAATCGCCGGCGCGACCGGCAAGAGCGTGGAGGAAGCACGGGCCCTGCTCGCCCGCGCCAACGGCAACGGACGGCTGATCACCGTCGAGGAAGTGACCCACGCGATCATGCAGTTGCTGATGCCCGCCGCGAGCGGCGTCAACGGCGCGTGCGTGACGATCGACGGCGGGACCAGCGCCTGA
- a CDS encoding class I SAM-dependent methyltransferase: protein MNANKALWEKGDFTRIADAMRQSGAELVERIGVSPGERVLDLGCGDGTTALPAAERGADVLGVDIAANLVAAGNRRAQAAGLANCRFEEGDASDLAGIADSSFDRVVTVFGAMFAPRPDDVAREMARVTRPGGTITMGNWIPGDPTLVAQILKTSAAYSPPPPEGFVSPMLWGQEEHVRARFAAAGIDDVSCERDSFVFRHGGPPADFVAHFRDYYGPTMNAFAAARDSGRDGELERELVDLFERQNGSGDPQRTEIPATFLRVTATKPG from the coding sequence ATGAACGCCAACAAGGCCTTGTGGGAAAAGGGTGACTTCACCCGCATCGCCGACGCGATGCGGCAGAGCGGGGCCGAACTGGTCGAACGGATCGGGGTCAGCCCGGGCGAGCGCGTCCTCGACCTTGGCTGCGGGGACGGCACCACGGCCCTTCCCGCCGCCGAGCGCGGGGCCGACGTCCTCGGCGTCGATATCGCCGCCAACCTCGTCGCCGCCGGCAATCGGCGGGCGCAGGCGGCGGGCCTTGCCAACTGCCGGTTCGAGGAAGGCGATGCGAGCGACCTTGCCGGGATCGCCGACTCCAGCTTCGACCGCGTCGTCACCGTGTTCGGCGCGATGTTCGCGCCGCGGCCGGACGACGTCGCGAGGGAGATGGCGCGGGTGACCCGCCCCGGCGGCACGATCACCATGGGCAACTGGATTCCCGGCGACCCGACCCTGGTGGCGCAGATCCTCAAGACCAGCGCGGCTTATTCGCCGCCGCCGCCCGAAGGCTTCGTCAGTCCGATGCTGTGGGGGCAGGAGGAGCATGTCCGCGCCCGTTTCGCCGCAGCGGGGATCGACGACGTCAGCTGCGAGCGCGACAGCTTCGTGTTCCGGCACGGTGGCCCGCCGGCCGATTTCGTCGCCCACTTCCGCGACTATTACGGCCCGACCATGAACGCCTTCGCAGCGGCCCGTGACAGCGGCCGCGACGGGGAGCTCGAACGCGAATTGGTCGACCTGTTCGAGCGGCAGAACGGGAGCGGCGATCCGCAGCGGACCGAGATTCCCGCGACCTTCCTCCGGGTTACCGCGACCAAGCCCGGCTGA
- a CDS encoding acetyl-CoA carboxylase biotin carboxylase subunit, with translation MFSKILIANRGEIACRVIRTARKMGIKTVAVYSDADARAPHVELADEAVRLGPPPAGESYLKADLIIAACKATGAEAVHPGYGFLSERASFVEALAAENIAFIGPPANAIAAMGDKIESKKLAQAAGVNVVPGFLGDIATTDDAVRIAGEIGYPVMMKASAGGGGKGMRLAWSEADVRDGFEATKREGLASFGDDRVFIEKFIESPRHIEIQLLGDKHGNIVYLNERECSIQRRHQKVVEEAPSPFVTPKMRKAMGEQCVALAQAVGYHSAGTVELIVSGADTTGESFYFLEMNTRLQVEHPVTEEITGLDLVEQMIRVAAGEPLGFTQDDVQLNGWSVETRVYAEDPYRGFLPSTGRLVRYRPAKVGTEGDTRTRVDDGVRQGGEISMFYDPMIAKLITWAPTREAAIEAQVEALDGFDIGGISHNVDFLSALMQHPRFRSGEITTGFIAEEYPDGFAGAPLDDTLTADLSALAAFIATVHESRALRIDQQLGTPVTAAREHVVRLDGGAEHHVRFTLDKVTVDGGQPLAFEADYAPGQRLIRASVGHRSRTVLVEKQGRSWRMTTRGASHRVTVMTPTVAELARHMIEKVPPDLSRFLLAPMPGLVTRLDVAVGDKVEAGQPIAVMEAMKMENILRAEKSATVKATPVSAGSSVAVDEVIVEFE, from the coding sequence ATGTTCTCCAAGATCCTGATCGCCAATCGCGGCGAAATCGCCTGTCGCGTGATCCGCACCGCGCGGAAGATGGGCATCAAGACCGTCGCGGTCTATTCCGACGCCGACGCCCGCGCCCCGCACGTCGAACTGGCCGACGAGGCCGTGCGCCTAGGGCCGCCGCCAGCCGGTGAAAGTTATCTCAAGGCAGACCTGATCATTGCCGCGTGCAAGGCGACGGGGGCCGAAGCCGTCCACCCGGGCTATGGCTTCCTGTCCGAGCGCGCGAGCTTCGTCGAGGCGCTTGCGGCGGAGAATATCGCCTTTATCGGCCCGCCGGCCAACGCCATCGCTGCGATGGGCGACAAGATCGAATCGAAGAAGCTGGCCCAGGCTGCCGGCGTCAACGTCGTCCCCGGCTTTCTCGGCGACATCGCGACCACCGACGACGCGGTGCGGATCGCGGGCGAGATCGGCTATCCGGTGATGATGAAGGCTTCGGCCGGCGGCGGCGGCAAGGGCATGCGCCTGGCCTGGAGCGAGGCCGACGTCCGTGACGGCTTCGAGGCGACCAAGCGCGAGGGCCTAGCCAGCTTCGGTGACGACCGCGTGTTCATCGAGAAATTCATCGAAAGCCCGCGCCACATCGAGATCCAGCTGCTCGGCGACAAGCATGGCAACATCGTCTACCTGAACGAGCGCGAGTGCAGCATCCAGCGCCGTCACCAGAAGGTGGTCGAGGAAGCGCCCTCGCCGTTCGTGACGCCGAAGATGCGCAAGGCGATGGGCGAGCAATGCGTCGCGCTGGCCCAGGCGGTCGGCTATCACAGCGCGGGGACGGTCGAGCTGATCGTGTCGGGCGCCGATACAACGGGCGAGAGCTTCTACTTCCTCGAGATGAACACCCGGCTGCAGGTCGAGCATCCGGTGACCGAGGAGATCACCGGCCTCGACCTCGTCGAACAGATGATTCGCGTCGCTGCGGGTGAGCCGCTCGGCTTCACCCAGGACGACGTCCAGCTGAACGGCTGGAGCGTCGAGACCCGTGTCTACGCCGAAGACCCTTATCGCGGCTTCCTGCCGAGCACGGGGCGGCTGGTCCGCTACCGGCCGGCAAAGGTCGGAACCGAGGGCGACACCCGCACGCGGGTCGACGACGGCGTCCGCCAGGGCGGCGAGATCTCGATGTTCTACGATCCGATGATCGCCAAGCTGATCACCTGGGCCCCGACCCGCGAGGCGGCGATCGAGGCGCAGGTCGAGGCGCTGGACGGGTTCGACATCGGCGGGATCAGCCATAACGTCGACTTCCTGTCGGCGCTGATGCAGCACCCGCGGTTCCGGTCGGGCGAGATCACCACCGGCTTCATCGCCGAGGAATATCCCGACGGCTTCGCCGGCGCGCCGCTCGACGACACGCTGACCGCTGACTTGAGCGCGCTCGCCGCCTTTATCGCGACGGTGCACGAGAGCCGCGCTCTGCGCATCGACCAGCAGCTGGGAACGCCCGTTACCGCCGCCCGCGAACATGTCGTGCGGCTCGACGGCGGGGCCGAGCATCATGTCCGATTCACCCTCGACAAGGTGACGGTCGACGGCGGCCAGCCGCTTGCCTTCGAGGCGGATTATGCCCCCGGCCAGCGGCTGATCCGCGCCAGCGTCGGTCATCGCAGCCGCACCGTTCTGGTGGAGAAGCAGGGTCGCAGCTGGCGCATGACCACGCGCGGCGCCAGCCACCGGGTGACGGTGATGACCCCCACGGTCGCCGAGCTCGCCCGCCACATGATCGAGAAGGTCCCGCCCGATCTCTCGCGCTTCCTGCTTGCGCCGATGCCGGGGCTGGTCACGCGGCTGGACGTCGCGGTCGGCGACAAGGTCGAGGCCGGGCAGCCGATCGCGGTGATGGAGGCGATGAAGATGGAGAACATCCTCCGCGCCGAGAAGAGCGCGACGGTCAAGGCGACCCCGGTCAGTGCCGGGTCCAGCGTCGCGGTGGACGAGGTCATCGTCGAGTTCGAGTAA
- a CDS encoding alpha/beta hydrolase, which yields MKALLAAALLLGMPAAVEGQVRATPITIGTSHGLDSRALGEARTINVVLPPGYAKATAKRYPVIYLLDGGVEKDLLHVAGVVQLGSIWGRMDEAILVGVETRDRRRELVGKTSDPELLRKYPTAGASAAFRAFLRDEVKPLVEREYRTSGKTVVIGESLAGLFIVETWMTEPALFDGYAAIDPSLWWDKEALSKRTATIGAAQRGKRLYVALAREQLETPAAANRVAAAARSAGSDLCLAARPDQTHATIYQQVEAQALQFLLPPAQPAPPEYGFETGCSPRR from the coding sequence ATGAAGGCGCTGCTGGCCGCCGCCTTGCTGCTCGGCATGCCGGCGGCGGTGGAGGGGCAGGTTCGCGCCACGCCGATCACCATCGGCACCAGCCACGGCCTCGACTCCAGGGCGCTTGGCGAAGCGCGCACCATCAACGTCGTGCTTCCGCCAGGCTATGCCAAAGCGACGGCCAAGCGTTACCCGGTCATCTACCTCCTTGACGGCGGGGTCGAAAAGGACCTGCTGCACGTCGCGGGGGTGGTCCAGCTCGGCTCGATCTGGGGCCGGATGGACGAGGCGATACTCGTTGGGGTCGAGACCAGGGACCGCCGCCGCGAGCTGGTCGGCAAGACGAGCGATCCCGAACTGCTCAGGAAATACCCGACCGCCGGCGCCTCCGCCGCCTTCCGCGCCTTTCTCCGCGACGAGGTGAAGCCGCTGGTCGAGCGCGAGTATCGCACCAGCGGCAAGACCGTCGTGATCGGCGAGTCCCTCGCCGGGCTCTTCATCGTCGAAACCTGGATGACCGAGCCCGCGCTGTTCGATGGCTATGCCGCGATCGACCCCAGCCTGTGGTGGGACAAGGAAGCGCTGAGCAAGCGCACCGCCACCATCGGCGCCGCCCAGCGCGGCAAGCGGCTCTACGTCGCGCTCGCCAGGGAGCAGCTCGAAACACCCGCCGCCGCCAACCGCGTGGCCGCCGCCGCTCGCTCGGCTGGGTCCGACCTGTGTCTCGCCGCCCGGCCGGACCAGACCCACGCCACCATCTATCAGCAGGTCGAAGCGCAGGCCTTGCAATTCCTCCTGCCGCCCGCACAACCGGCACCACCCGAATATGGGTTCGAAACCGGGTGCTCGCCGCGACGGTGA
- the scpA gene encoding methylmalonyl-CoA mutase: protein MSTDKHDAWKTLAAKEARGQDLSRTTPEGITLKTVYGPEDAAGIDPGYPGVAPYTRGPYATMYAGRPWTIRQYAGFSTAEESNAFYRRNLAAGQKGLSVAFDLATHRGYDSDHPRVTGDVGKAGVAIDSVEDMKLLFDGIPLGEMSVSMTMNGAVLPVLAFYIVAGEEQGVDRNLLSGTIQNDILKEFAVRNTYIYPPQPSMRIVSDIIAFTSREMPKFNSISISGYHMHEAGATAVQEMAYTLADGMEYVRAAVKSGLDIDAFAPRLSFFWGIGMNLFMEVAKMRAARTLWGRIMTDLGARTEKSKLLRTHCQTSGVSLTEQDPYNNIVRTTIEALAAVLGGTQSLHTNSFDEAIALPTDFSARIARNTQLILAEESGVTAVADPLGGSWYVEALTRELEDKAWALIREVEAHGGMTKAVAEGLPKRRIEEAAATRQAKVDTGEAVIVGVNRYRLPEEADLDILEVDNAKVRAGQIERLQRIRATRDEGAVRAALEALEQGARSDSNLLALSVEAARARATLGEISDALEKVFGRYATKPEPVSGIYGQRADVHWEEAKQGTVAVSQRLGRKPRMLVAKMGQDGHDRGANLVSSAFGDLGFEIVAGPLFQTPREAAELAVIADVDVVGASSLAAGHKTLIPELIGQLKDMGRPDIKVIAGGVIPAQDYAELRAAGVQAIFGPGTNLADAADEVLRLLGHNKPPIDQAAE, encoded by the coding sequence ATGTCCACCGACAAACATGACGCCTGGAAGACCCTCGCCGCCAAGGAAGCGCGGGGGCAAGACCTCAGCCGCACCACGCCCGAGGGGATTACCCTCAAGACCGTCTACGGCCCCGAGGATGCGGCGGGCATCGACCCCGGCTATCCCGGCGTCGCGCCCTACACCCGCGGTCCCTATGCGACGATGTACGCCGGCCGGCCGTGGACCATCCGCCAGTACGCCGGTTTCTCGACCGCCGAGGAGAGCAACGCCTTCTACCGCCGCAACCTGGCGGCAGGACAGAAGGGGCTGAGCGTTGCCTTCGACCTCGCCACCCACCGCGGCTACGACAGCGACCATCCGCGCGTCACCGGCGACGTCGGCAAGGCGGGCGTCGCGATCGACAGCGTCGAGGACATGAAGCTGCTGTTCGACGGCATCCCGCTCGGCGAGATGAGCGTCAGCATGACCATGAACGGCGCGGTGCTTCCGGTGCTCGCCTTCTACATCGTCGCGGGCGAGGAGCAGGGGGTCGACCGCAACCTGCTGTCGGGCACCATCCAGAACGACATCCTGAAAGAGTTTGCGGTCCGCAACACCTACATCTACCCGCCGCAGCCCTCGATGCGGATCGTCAGCGACATCATCGCTTTCACCTCGCGCGAGATGCCCAAGTTCAACAGCATCTCGATCTCGGGCTATCATATGCACGAGGCCGGCGCGACGGCGGTGCAGGAGATGGCCTACACGCTCGCCGACGGCATGGAATATGTCCGCGCCGCGGTGAAATCGGGCCTCGACATCGACGCCTTCGCGCCGCGGCTGAGCTTCTTCTGGGGCATCGGGATGAACCTCTTCATGGAGGTCGCCAAGATGCGCGCCGCGCGCACCCTTTGGGGCCGGATCATGACAGACCTCGGCGCCCGGACCGAGAAGTCCAAGCTGCTGCGCACCCACTGCCAGACCAGCGGCGTGTCGCTGACCGAGCAGGACCCCTACAACAACATAGTCCGCACCACGATCGAGGCGCTTGCGGCGGTGCTTGGCGGCACCCAGTCGCTCCACACCAACAGCTTCGACGAGGCGATCGCGCTTCCGACCGACTTCTCGGCCCGGATCGCCCGCAACACCCAGTTGATCCTTGCCGAGGAGAGCGGCGTCACCGCGGTCGCCGACCCGTTGGGCGGAAGCTGGTATGTGGAGGCGCTGACCCGCGAGCTGGAGGACAAGGCCTGGGCGCTGATCCGGGAGGTCGAGGCGCATGGCGGGATGACCAAGGCGGTCGCCGAGGGACTGCCCAAGCGCCGGATCGAGGAAGCCGCCGCGACCCGCCAGGCCAAGGTCGACACCGGCGAGGCGGTGATCGTCGGCGTCAATCGCTACCGCCTGCCGGAAGAAGCCGATCTCGACATCCTCGAAGTCGACAATGCCAAGGTCCGCGCCGGGCAGATCGAACGGCTCCAGCGGATCCGCGCCACGCGCGACGAGGGCGCGGTTCGCGCCGCGCTGGAAGCGCTCGAGCAAGGTGCCCGGAGCGATTCCAACCTCCTCGCGCTCAGCGTCGAGGCCGCCCGCGCCCGCGCCACGCTGGGCGAGATTTCCGATGCCCTCGAAAAGGTATTCGGCCGCTATGCCACCAAGCCCGAGCCCGTGTCCGGCATCTACGGCCAGCGCGCCGACGTCCACTGGGAAGAGGCCAAGCAGGGCACGGTCGCCGTCAGCCAGCGCCTCGGCCGCAAGCCGCGGATGCTGGTCGCCAAGATGGGCCAGGACGGCCACGACCGAGGCGCCAACCTGGTCAGCTCGGCGTTCGGCGACCTCGGCTTCGAGATCGTCGCCGGTCCGCTGTTCCAGACCCCGCGCGAAGCCGCCGAACTGGCGGTCATTGCCGACGTCGACGTGGTGGGCGCAAGCAGTCTCGCGGCGGGGCACAAGACCCTGATCCCCGAGCTGATCGGCCAGTTGAAGGACATGGGCCGTCCCGACATCAAGGTCATCGCCGGCGGCGTCATCCCCGCGCAGGATTATGCCGAGCTTCGCGCCGCGGGGGTGCAGGCGATCTTCGGTCCCGGCACCAACCTCGCCGACGCCGCCGACGAAGTCCTCCGCCTGCTCGGCCACAACAAGCCGCCGATCGACCAGGCCGCCGAATGA